A single Bosea sp. PAMC 26642 DNA region contains:
- the fghA gene encoding S-formylglutathione hydrolase — translation MELLSSSKAFGGSQRVYRHDSAACACPMTFAIFLPQQIEDRPVPLLWYLSGLTCSHQNVVDKGEYRAAAAANGIAIICPDTSPRGEGVPDEPDNWQFGSGAGFYLDATQEPYAKNYRMESYIRDELPDLVSQHFSLDMGRQGIFGHSMGGHGAITLGLKNPQRYSSVSAFAPISQPSTAGWSRPALEKYLGSDEAAWRAYDSTLLIADGHRLPDLLVDQGSADGFLQEGLRPWLLEVACAAADIPLELHMRDGYDHSYNFVSTFMAQHIAWHAQRLVTA, via the coding sequence ATGGAACTCCTCTCCTCCTCGAAGGCCTTTGGCGGCTCGCAGCGGGTCTATCGCCATGACAGCGCGGCATGCGCCTGTCCGATGACCTTCGCGATCTTCCTGCCGCAGCAGATCGAGGACAGGCCGGTTCCGCTGCTCTGGTATCTCTCGGGACTGACCTGCTCGCATCAGAACGTCGTGGACAAGGGCGAGTACCGCGCCGCGGCCGCCGCAAACGGCATCGCGATCATCTGCCCCGACACATCGCCGCGCGGCGAAGGTGTTCCAGACGAGCCGGACAACTGGCAGTTCGGCTCGGGCGCCGGCTTCTATCTCGACGCTACGCAGGAGCCCTATGCGAAGAACTACCGCATGGAGAGCTACATTCGCGACGAGTTGCCCGATCTCGTTTCGCAGCATTTCTCGCTCGACATGGGCCGCCAGGGCATCTTCGGCCATTCCATGGGTGGCCATGGCGCCATCACGCTCGGCCTCAAGAACCCGCAGCGCTACAGCTCCGTCTCGGCCTTCGCGCCGATCAGCCAGCCCTCGACGGCGGGCTGGTCGCGCCCGGCGCTGGAGAAATATCTCGGCTCCGACGAAGCGGCCTGGCGGGCCTATGACTCGACCCTGCTGATCGCAGACGGGCATCGCCTGCCCGATCTCCTGGTCGACCAGGGCAGCGCCGACGGGTTTCTTCAGGAGGGCCTGCGCCCCTGGCTGCTCGAAGTCGCCTGCGCCGCCGCCGATATTCCGCTCGAGCTCCACATGCGCGACGGCTACGACCACTCCTATAATTTCGTCTCGACCTTCATGGCCCAGCACATCGCCTGGCACGCGCAAAGGCTCGTGACGGCCTGA
- a CDS encoding SDR family NAD(P)-dependent oxidoreductase, whose translation MSLSLFSLEGKIALVTGSGQGIGLAIAEGLSEAGAHVVLNGRNRAKLEAAQTVIAAAGRKVSIAPFDVTDHAAVEAGVATIEADLGPIDILINNAGMQKRAPFTEFPVEGWHEVMATNLHSVFYVTQAVTKRMVPRKRGKVVSIGSVMSELGRATIIPYTASKGAVKMMTRGLAAELGKHNIQANAIGPGYFATEINKALIADEAFTAWVCSRTPAARWGETKELVGAAIFLSSAASDYVNGHLLMVDGGMTAVV comes from the coding sequence ATGTCGCTTTCGCTGTTCAGCCTCGAGGGCAAGATTGCGCTGGTCACGGGCTCCGGCCAGGGCATCGGCCTCGCCATCGCGGAGGGCCTGTCGGAGGCCGGCGCACATGTCGTCCTGAACGGGCGCAACCGGGCCAAGCTCGAGGCGGCGCAGACGGTGATCGCGGCCGCCGGCCGCAAGGTTTCGATCGCGCCCTTCGACGTCACCGACCATGCGGCGGTGGAAGCGGGGGTCGCGACGATCGAAGCCGACCTGGGCCCGATCGACATCCTGATCAACAATGCCGGTATGCAGAAGCGCGCGCCGTTCACCGAGTTTCCGGTCGAGGGCTGGCATGAGGTGATGGCGACGAACCTGCACTCGGTGTTCTACGTCACGCAGGCGGTGACGAAGCGGATGGTGCCGCGCAAGCGCGGCAAGGTCGTCAGCATCGGCTCGGTGATGAGCGAGCTCGGCCGCGCCACGATCATTCCCTATACGGCCTCCAAGGGCGCGGTGAAGATGATGACGCGGGGGCTGGCGGCCGAACTCGGCAAGCACAACATCCAGGCCAATGCGATCGGGCCGGGCTATTTCGCGACCGAGATCAACAAGGCGCTGATCGCCGACGAGGCTTTCACGGCCTGGGTCTGCAGCCGCACGCCCGCCGCCCGCTGGGGCGAGACGAAGGAGTTGGTCGGCGCGGCGATCTTCCTGTCCTCGGCGGCCTCGGATTACGTCAACGGCCATCTGCTGATGGTCGATGGCGGCATGACGGCGGTGGTCTGA
- a CDS encoding S-(hydroxymethyl)glutathione dehydrogenase/class III alcohol dehydrogenase — protein MKTRAAVAWEAGKPLTIETVEIGGPKPGEVLVEVMATGICHTDAYTLSGLDSEGKFPAILGHEGAGIVREVGAGVTTLKAGDHVIPLYTPECRQCKSCLSRRTNLCTSIRATQGKGVMPDGTSRFSCDGGEVFHYMGCSTFANFTILPEIALAKVREDAPFDKICYIGCGVTTGIGAVIYTAKVWPGANVVVFGLGGIGLNVLQAARMVGADKIIGVDINPARQEMARKFGMTHFVNPKEVGNDKVVQAIVDLTGGGADFSFDATGNTDVMRQALECCHRGWGESIVIGVAEAGKEIATRPFQLVTGRVWKGTAFGGARGRTDVPKIVDWYMEGKINIDDLITHKLSLDEINHGFDLMHEGKSIRSVVVY, from the coding sequence ATGAAGACACGCGCCGCCGTCGCCTGGGAAGCGGGCAAGCCGCTCACCATCGAAACCGTCGAGATCGGCGGCCCCAAGCCCGGTGAGGTGCTGGTCGAGGTCATGGCGACGGGCATCTGCCACACCGACGCCTACACGCTGTCAGGACTGGATTCGGAAGGCAAGTTCCCGGCGATCCTGGGCCATGAGGGCGCCGGCATCGTGCGCGAGGTCGGCGCGGGCGTCACCACGCTCAAGGCCGGCGACCATGTCATTCCGCTCTACACGCCCGAATGCCGCCAGTGCAAAAGCTGCCTCTCGCGCCGCACCAATCTCTGCACCTCGATCCGCGCCACGCAAGGCAAGGGTGTGATGCCGGACGGTACCTCGCGCTTCTCCTGCGATGGCGGTGAGGTCTTCCACTACATGGGCTGCTCGACCTTCGCGAACTTCACCATCCTGCCCGAGATTGCGCTGGCCAAGGTCCGCGAGGACGCTCCCTTCGACAAGATCTGCTACATCGGCTGCGGTGTCACCACCGGCATCGGCGCGGTGATCTACACTGCGAAAGTCTGGCCCGGCGCCAATGTCGTGGTCTTCGGGCTGGGCGGCATCGGCCTCAACGTGCTGCAGGCAGCGCGCATGGTCGGCGCCGACAAGATCATCGGCGTTGATATCAATCCTGCCAGGCAGGAGATGGCGCGCAAGTTCGGCATGACCCACTTCGTCAATCCCAAGGAGGTCGGCAACGACAAGGTCGTGCAGGCGATCGTCGATCTCACCGGCGGCGGCGCGGATTTCTCCTTCGATGCCACCGGCAACACCGACGTCATGCGCCAGGCGCTCGAATGCTGCCATCGCGGCTGGGGCGAGTCGATCGTCATCGGCGTCGCCGAAGCCGGCAAGGAAATTGCTACCCGTCCCTTCCAGCTGGTCACGGGCCGGGTCTGGAAGGGCACGGCTTTTGGGGGCGCACGCGGGCGCACCGACGTGCCAAAGATCGTTGACTGGTACATGGAGGGCAAAATCAACATCGACGACCTGATCACCCACAAGCTGTCGCTCGACGAGATCAATCACGGTTTCGATCTGATGCATGAAGGCAAGTCGATCAGGAGCGTGGTGGTGTATTGA
- a CDS encoding low affinity iron permease family protein, whose translation MASRSDLLTDRSLFTRLSQATARWAGKPVTFCGAFAIIVLWGLSGPFFAFNDTWQLVINTSTTIVTFLMVFIIQNSQNRDTAAMQIKLDELIVRLEGAREELLDLEELDEDKIEAIRQEFEERADKARQSTDGGETTPSMDPAGRG comes from the coding sequence ATGGCATCTCGCTCCGACCTCTTGACCGACCGTTCACTGTTCACCCGGCTGTCGCAGGCGACGGCGCGCTGGGCCGGCAAGCCCGTCACCTTCTGCGGCGCCTTCGCAATCATCGTGCTGTGGGGCCTATCGGGGCCGTTCTTCGCTTTCAACGACACCTGGCAGCTGGTGATCAACACCTCGACGACGATCGTGACCTTCCTGATGGTCTTCATCATCCAGAACAGCCAGAACCGCGACACCGCTGCGATGCAGATCAAGCTCGACGAGCTGATCGTCAGGCTCGAAGGCGCGCGCGAGGAACTGCTCGACCTCGAGGAACTTGACGAGGACAAGATCGAGGCGATCCGGCAAGAGTTCGAGGAGCGTGCCGACAAGGCGCGCCAAAGCACCGATGGCGGCGAGACCACGCCGTCTATGGACCCGGCAGGGCGCGGTTGA
- a CDS encoding NUDIX hydrolase, which translates to MTGLFLARLADTVARYRAEVAGPREHLALLRWQIAQGHALDLRTTFPGHVTTSAIVLSPDHAQVLLIDHVTIGRWLQPGGHWESADAFHLSAAREAVEETGVQGLALHPWHGGSDLPFAIESHDVPGKSARAEPDHVHHDLQYLFLADPALPLVAQIEEVHAAAWKPVAQLGEIAPRVYDRLAAVSRA; encoded by the coding sequence ATGACCGGCCTGTTCTTGGCGCGCCTGGCTGATACGGTTGCCCGCTACCGCGCCGAGGTCGCCGGCCCCCGCGAGCATCTCGCGCTGCTGCGCTGGCAGATCGCGCAGGGCCATGCGCTCGACCTGCGCACGACCTTTCCCGGCCACGTCACCACCAGCGCGATCGTGCTTTCGCCCGACCATGCCCAGGTGCTGCTGATCGACCATGTCACGATCGGCCGCTGGCTCCAGCCCGGCGGTCACTGGGAATCCGCCGATGCCTTCCACCTCTCGGCGGCGCGCGAGGCGGTCGAGGAGACCGGCGTGCAGGGCTTGGCCCTGCATCCCTGGCACGGAGGCAGCGACCTGCCCTTCGCCATCGAAAGTCACGACGTACCCGGCAAATCGGCTCGCGCCGAACCCGACCATGTCCACCATGATCTGCAGTATCTCTTCCTCGCCGACCCGGCCCTGCCGCTCGTCGCCCAGATCGAGGAGGTCCATGCCGCAGCTTGGAAGCCCGTGGCGCAGCTGGGCGAAATCGCCCCGCGCGTTTATGACAGGCTCGCCGCCGTTAGCCGCGCCTGA